A stretch of the Pseudomonas helvetica genome encodes the following:
- the pip gene encoding prolyl aminopeptidase has protein sequence MQTLYPQIKPYARHDLAVDAIHTLYVDESGSPEGLPVVFIHGGPGAGCDAQSRRYFDPNLYRIVTFDQRGCGRSTPHANLENNITWDLVADLERIRQHLGIDKWVLFGGSWGSTLALAYAQTHPERVHGLILRGIFLCRPQEIEWFYQAGASRLFPDYWQDYIAPIPLDERDDLLSAFHKRLIGNDQIAQMHAAKAWSTWEGRTATLRPNPMVVDRFSEPQRALSIARIECHYFTNNAFLEPNQLIRDMGKIAHLPGVIVHGRYDVICPLDNAWELHQAWPNSELQVIRDAGHAASEPGITDALVRAASQMARRLLDLPPEEA, from the coding sequence ATGCAGACTTTGTACCCGCAGATCAAACCCTACGCCCGGCACGATCTGGCCGTCGATGCAATACACACGCTGTACGTCGACGAAAGTGGTTCACCGGAAGGTTTGCCGGTGGTGTTCATTCACGGCGGCCCGGGGGCCGGTTGTGATGCGCAGAGTCGGCGCTACTTCGATCCGAACCTGTACCGCATCGTTACCTTCGATCAGCGCGGCTGCGGTCGTTCCACGCCCCACGCCAACCTCGAAAACAACATCACCTGGGATCTGGTCGCCGACCTTGAGCGGATTCGCCAGCACCTGGGGATCGACAAATGGGTGCTGTTCGGCGGCTCCTGGGGTTCGACCCTGGCCCTGGCCTACGCACAAACCCACCCGGAGCGTGTGCACGGTCTGATCCTGCGCGGGATCTTTCTCTGCCGCCCTCAGGAAATCGAATGGTTCTATCAGGCTGGCGCCAGCCGTCTGTTCCCGGATTACTGGCAGGACTACATCGCGCCGATCCCGCTGGACGAGCGCGACGACCTGCTCAGCGCATTCCACAAGCGCCTGATCGGCAACGACCAGATTGCCCAGATGCACGCGGCCAAGGCCTGGTCGACCTGGGAAGGCCGCACGGCTACCTTGCGTCCGAACCCGATGGTGGTCGACCGCTTCTCCGAGCCGCAGCGCGCGCTGTCGATTGCCCGGATCGAATGCCACTACTTCACCAACAACGCGTTCCTGGAGCCGAACCAACTGATTCGCGACATGGGCAAGATCGCCCATTTGCCTGGCGTCATCGTCCACGGCCGTTACGATGTGATCTGCCCGCTGGATAATGCCTGGGAACTGCATCAGGCCTGGCCGAACAGCGAACTGCAGGTGATCCGCGATGCCGGACACGCGGCGTCCGAGCCGGGTATCACCGATGCATTGGTGCGTGCGGCCAGCCAGATGGCCCGGCGTTTGCTTGATCTGCCGCCTGAAGAAGCATGA
- the dtd gene encoding D-aminoacyl-tRNA deacylase, which translates to MKGLLQRVRNARVEVAGEVVGAVDQGLLVLVAVEPQDTRASADKLLHKLLNYRVFSDAEGKMNLSLADVGGGLLLVSQFTLAADTKNGLRPSFSTAAPPALGEELFGYILTKAQQLHGKVASGRFGADMQVHLVNDGPVTFLLQT; encoded by the coding sequence ATGAAGGGCCTGTTGCAACGCGTGCGAAATGCACGCGTCGAAGTGGCGGGGGAGGTTGTTGGCGCAGTAGATCAGGGTTTGCTGGTGCTGGTGGCGGTCGAGCCGCAAGACACACGGGCCAGTGCCGACAAACTTCTGCATAAGCTGCTTAACTATCGGGTATTCAGTGACGCCGAGGGCAAGATGAATCTGTCCCTGGCCGATGTCGGCGGTGGTTTGCTGTTGGTCTCGCAGTTCACCCTGGCCGCCGATACCAAAAATGGTTTGCGTCCGAGCTTTTCTACCGCGGCCCCACCGGCACTCGGAGAAGAGCTTTTTGGCTATATATTGACCAAAGCGCAGCAGTTACATGGCAAAGTGGCATCAGGTAGATTTGGCGCAGACATGCAGGTGCATCTGGTCAATGATGGCCCGGTAACCTTCCTGTTACAGACCTGA
- a CDS encoding glucan biosynthesis protein G yields the protein MIVSPCNAPKLSAKRLRNALVTGSALLCLLSAGQLWAFNLDDVSAKAKELAGQKYEAPRSNLPNEFREMKFADYQKIRFLTEKAEWADQKTPFKLSFYHQGMHFDTPVKINEITANNVEEIKYDPSRFDFGDVKFDPKSTEKLGYAGFRVLYPINKADKQDEIMTMLGASYFRVVGKGHTYGLSARGLAIDTALPSGEEFPRFTEFWIEQPKPTDKHLVIYALLDSPRATGAYRLTLRPGSDTIVDVKAQMFLRDKVSKLGIAPLTSMFLFGANQPSKVLNYRRELHDSSGLSIHAGNGEWIWRPLNNPKHLAVSNFSVENPRGFGLLQRGRDFSHYEDLDDRYDKRPSAWIEPQGDWGKGTVDLVEIPTADETNDNIVAFWSPEKLPEPGQPLDFAYRLHWTIDEAALHSADSAWVQQTLRSTGDVKQSNLIRQPDGSVAYLVDFTGPSLKALPEDAPVHSQVSVGDNAEVVENSVRYNPETQGWRLTLRMKIKDPGKSTEMRAALVKDIASPEPAKASVPYANSSIAKADKIAAKQLEKKEKESKDAKDKDAKQPAAAEAAPATPPAPDAAKTEQVLTETWSYQLPADE from the coding sequence GTGATTGTTAGTCCCTGTAATGCACCAAAATTGTCTGCCAAACGGTTACGAAACGCACTGGTGACGGGCTCTGCTTTGCTTTGCCTGCTCAGCGCTGGCCAGCTTTGGGCATTCAATCTGGATGATGTGTCGGCCAAGGCAAAAGAGCTGGCCGGGCAGAAATACGAAGCTCCGCGCAGCAATCTGCCGAACGAATTCCGTGAGATGAAATTCGCGGATTATCAGAAAATTCGTTTCCTGACCGAAAAAGCCGAATGGGCCGACCAGAAAACCCCGTTCAAGCTGTCGTTCTATCACCAGGGTATGCACTTCGACACGCCGGTGAAGATCAACGAAATCACCGCCAACAACGTTGAAGAGATCAAGTACGACCCAAGTCGTTTCGATTTCGGCGACGTGAAGTTCGATCCTAAATCCACCGAAAAGCTGGGTTATGCCGGCTTCCGCGTGCTGTACCCGATCAACAAGGCCGACAAGCAAGACGAAATCATGACCATGCTCGGCGCGAGTTACTTCCGCGTCGTCGGCAAAGGCCACACCTATGGCCTGTCCGCCCGTGGCCTGGCGATCGACACTGCGTTGCCGTCCGGTGAAGAGTTTCCGCGCTTTACCGAGTTCTGGATCGAGCAACCCAAGCCGACCGACAAGCACCTGGTGATCTACGCTCTGCTGGACTCGCCGCGTGCCACCGGCGCCTACCGCCTGACCCTGCGTCCAGGCAGCGACACCATTGTCGACGTCAAGGCGCAGATGTTCCTGCGTGACAAGGTCAGCAAACTGGGCATCGCGCCACTGACCAGCATGTTCCTGTTCGGCGCCAACCAGCCGTCGAAAGTGCTCAACTACCGTCGCGAACTGCACGACTCCAGCGGCCTGTCGATCCATGCCGGTAATGGCGAGTGGATCTGGCGCCCGTTGAACAACCCGAAACACCTGGCTGTCAGCAACTTTTCGGTTGAGAACCCGCGTGGTTTCGGCCTGCTGCAACGTGGTCGTGACTTCAGCCACTACGAAGACCTCGATGACCGCTACGACAAGCGTCCAAGCGCCTGGATCGAGCCACAGGGCGACTGGGGCAAAGGCACCGTCGACCTCGTAGAGATCCCGACTGCCGACGAAACCAACGACAACATCGTTGCCTTCTGGAGCCCGGAAAAACTGCCTGAGCCTGGTCAGCCGCTGGACTTCGCCTACCGTCTGCACTGGACCATCGACGAAGCAGCCCTGCATTCGGCAGACAGCGCCTGGGTTCAACAGACCCTGCGTTCCACCGGTGACGTGAAACAGTCCAACCTGATTCGTCAGCCAGATGGCAGCGTTGCCTACCTGGTGGACTTCACCGGCCCGTCCCTCAAGGCACTGCCGGAAGATGCACCGGTTCACAGTCAGGTCAGCGTTGGCGACAACGCCGAAGTGGTCGAGAACAGCGTGCGCTACAACCCTGAAACCCAGGGCTGGCGTTTGACCCTGCGCATGAAGATCAAGGACCCAGGCAAATCCACCGAAATGCGTGCTGCGCTGGTCAAGGACATCGCCTCCCCTGAGCCGGCCAAGGCCTCGGTGCCATACGCCAATTCTTCCATTGCCAAGGCCGACAAGATCGCCGCCAAGCAACTCGAGAAGAAAGAAAAGGAATCCAAGGACGCGAAAGACAAAGACGCCAAGCAGCCTGCCGCTGCCGAAGCAGCCCCTGCCACACCTCCTGCCCCGGATGCAGCCAAGACTGAACAAGTGCTGACCGAGACCTGGAGCTACCAGTTGCCAGCCGATGAGTAA
- the mdoH gene encoding glucans biosynthesis glucosyltransferase MdoH encodes MSNSQVQPETLNEYLAHLPMTDEQRAELAGCTSFSELHERLSSKTFDAPGEANQASVGRRLTLNSAEELEEAEMLALDASGRVCLKATPPIRRTKVVPEPWRTNILVRGWRRLTGRTNPPAPPKDERVLPAARWRTVGSIRRYILLVLMLGQTIVAGWYMKGIMPYQGWSFVDLNEVLHQPLLQTATQVLPYALQTSILILFGILFCWVSAGFWTALMGFLELLTGHDKYRISGASAGNEPIPKDARTALVMPICNEDVPRVFAGLRATFESVAATGDLDRFDFFVLSDSNDTDICVAEQQAWLDVCREAKGFGKIFYRRRRRRVKRKSGNLDDFCRRWGSDYKYMVVLDADSVMSGECLTSLVRLMEATPDAGIIQTAPRASGMDTLYARMQQFATRVYGPLFTAGLHFWQLGESHYWGHNAIIRMKPFIEHCALAPLPGKGAFAGAILSHDFVEAALMRRAGWGVWIAYDLPGSYEELPPNLLDELKRDRRWCHGNLMNFRLFLVKGMHPVHRAVFLTGVMSYLSAPLWFFFLVLSTALLAVNTLMEPQYFMEPRQLYPLWPQWHPDKAVALFSTTIVLLFLPKLLSIILIWAKGAKEFGGKFKVTLSMLLEMLFSMLLAPVRMIFHTRFVLAAFLGWAATWNSPQRDDDSTPWSEAVRRHGPQTLLGFFWALLVVWLNPSFLWWLVPIVGSLMLSIPVSVISSRVKLGLKSRDESLFLIPEEYAPPQALLATDQYTHENRWHALNDGFIRAVVDPQQNALACALATSRHGQAEPIEWLRIERVRHALKAGPAGLNNHERLQLLSDPVALGRLHEQVWSDSHAEWLDAWRASVKADPHAPLLPLKPLSTQAQPA; translated from the coding sequence ATGAGTAATTCCCAAGTACAGCCAGAAACTCTCAACGAGTATCTGGCGCACCTGCCAATGACCGATGAGCAGCGCGCAGAACTTGCGGGTTGCACATCTTTCAGCGAACTGCATGAGCGCCTGTCGTCGAAGACCTTCGACGCACCGGGCGAAGCGAACCAGGCTTCGGTCGGTCGCCGGCTGACCCTCAACTCCGCCGAGGAGCTGGAGGAGGCCGAGATGTTGGCGCTCGACGCCAGCGGTCGGGTGTGCCTGAAGGCAACCCCGCCGATTCGTCGGACCAAGGTCGTGCCCGAGCCATGGCGTACCAATATCCTGGTGCGTGGCTGGCGTCGCCTGACCGGTCGCACCAATCCTCCGGCACCGCCGAAGGATGAGCGCGTGCTGCCGGCGGCTCGCTGGCGCACCGTCGGTTCGATCCGCCGCTACATTCTGCTGGTGTTGATGTTGGGCCAGACCATCGTCGCGGGCTGGTACATGAAAGGCATCATGCCGTACCAGGGCTGGTCGTTCGTCGACCTCAACGAAGTTCTGCACCAACCGCTGCTCCAGACCGCCACGCAAGTGCTGCCCTATGCCTTGCAAACCAGCATCCTGATTCTGTTCGGGATTCTGTTCTGCTGGGTGTCGGCCGGTTTCTGGACCGCACTGATGGGCTTCCTCGAGTTGCTCACCGGGCACGACAAATACCGCATTTCCGGCGCCAGCGCCGGCAACGAGCCGATTCCCAAGGACGCTCGCACTGCATTGGTGATGCCGATTTGCAACGAAGACGTACCGCGAGTGTTCGCCGGTTTACGCGCGACCTTCGAGTCGGTCGCAGCCACCGGTGACCTGGATCGCTTCGACTTCTTTGTCCTCAGTGACAGTAACGACACCGATATCTGCGTTGCCGAGCAGCAAGCCTGGCTGGACGTCTGCCGCGAAGCCAAGGGCTTTGGCAAGATCTTCTATCGCCGTCGTCGCCGTCGGGTGAAACGCAAGAGCGGCAACCTCGACGACTTCTGCCGTCGTTGGGGCAGTGATTACAAGTACATGGTCGTACTCGACGCCGACAGCGTGATGAGTGGCGAATGCCTGACCAGTCTGGTGCGCTTGATGGAAGCTACGCCGGATGCCGGGATCATTCAGACCGCGCCACGTGCCTCGGGCATGGACACGCTGTATGCGCGCATGCAGCAGTTCGCCACACGGGTCTACGGTCCGCTGTTTACCGCCGGCCTGCACTTCTGGCAGTTGGGCGAATCCCACTACTGGGGCCACAACGCGATCATCCGCATGAAGCCGTTCATCGAGCACTGCGCCCTGGCGCCGTTGCCCGGTAAAGGCGCATTTGCGGGGGCGATCCTTTCCCACGACTTCGTTGAAGCGGCGCTGATGCGCCGAGCCGGCTGGGGCGTGTGGATTGCCTACGACCTGCCTGGCAGCTACGAAGAACTGCCGCCGAACCTGCTCGACGAGCTCAAGCGTGACCGTCGCTGGTGCCACGGCAACCTGATGAACTTCCGGCTGTTCCTGGTCAAGGGCATGCACCCGGTGCACCGCGCGGTGTTCCTGACCGGCGTGATGTCTTACCTGTCGGCACCGCTGTGGTTCTTCTTCCTGGTGTTGTCGACGGCGCTGCTGGCGGTCAACACGCTGATGGAGCCGCAGTACTTCATGGAGCCACGACAGTTGTATCCGCTGTGGCCACAATGGCACCCGGACAAGGCCGTTGCGCTGTTCTCGACGACCATCGTGCTGCTGTTCCTGCCGAAGTTGCTGAGCATCATCCTGATCTGGGCCAAGGGCGCGAAAGAGTTCGGTGGCAAGTTCAAGGTGACCCTGTCGATGCTGCTGGAGATGCTGTTCTCCATGCTGCTGGCGCCGGTGCGGATGATCTTCCACACCCGTTTCGTACTCGCCGCGTTCCTCGGTTGGGCAGCGACCTGGAACTCGCCACAACGTGACGACGACTCGACACCGTGGAGCGAAGCGGTACGCCGCCATGGTCCGCAAACCTTGCTGGGCTTTTTCTGGGCTTTGCTGGTGGTCTGGCTGAACCCGAGCTTCCTCTGGTGGCTGGTACCGATCGTCGGTTCGTTGATGCTGTCGATCCCGGTGTCGGTGATCTCCAGCCGCGTGAAGCTGGGCCTCAAGTCCCGCGACGAAAGCCTGTTCCTGATCCCTGAGGAATACGCACCGCCGCAGGCCTTGCTGGCAACCGATCAGTACACCCACGAAAACCGTTGGCACGCACTGAACGACGGCTTCATCCGCGCCGTGGTCGATCCGCAGCAGAATGCCCTGGCGTGCGCGCTGGCGACTTCGCGTCACGGTCAGGCCGAGCCGATTGAGTGGCTGCGTATCGAACGGGTTCGTCATGCGCTGAAAGCCGGCCCTGCCGGGTTGAACAACCATGAGCGTCTGCAACTGCTGAGCGACCCTGTAGCACTGGGTCGCCTGCATGAGCAGGTCTGGAGCGACAGTCACGCCGAGTGGCTGGATGCCTGGCGAGCGTCGGTGAAAGCCGATCCTCACGCACCGTTGTTGCCGCTCAAACCACTGAGCACACAGGCACAACCGGCCTGA
- a CDS encoding transporter substrate-binding domain-containing protein, whose product MKKYLSRLLLGVTALVAVNAAHAGAIDDAVKRGTLKVGMDPTYMPFEMTNKRGEIIGFEVDILKAMAKAMGVKLEMVSTGYDGIIPALMTDKFDMIGSGMTLTQERNLRLNFSEPFIVVGQTLLIRKELEGTITSYKDLNTADYRITSKLGTTGEMVAKKLISKAKYHGYDNEQEAVLDVVNGKADAFIYDAPYNVVAVNKVGNGKLVFLDKPFTYEPLAFGLKKGDYDSINFINNFLHQIHEDGTYDRIHDKWFKDSAWLKDME is encoded by the coding sequence ATGAAGAAGTATCTCTCGAGGCTGCTGCTCGGCGTCACGGCACTGGTTGCCGTCAACGCGGCGCACGCCGGCGCCATCGACGACGCAGTCAAGCGTGGCACGCTGAAAGTCGGCATGGACCCGACCTACATGCCGTTTGAAATGACCAACAAGCGTGGCGAGATCATCGGCTTCGAAGTCGACATCCTCAAAGCCATGGCCAAGGCCATGGGCGTCAAGCTGGAGATGGTCTCCACCGGCTACGACGGGATCATCCCGGCCCTGATGACCGACAAGTTCGACATGATCGGCAGTGGCATGACCCTGACCCAGGAACGCAACCTGCGCCTGAATTTCAGCGAACCGTTCATCGTGGTCGGCCAGACATTGCTGATCCGCAAGGAGCTGGAAGGCACCATCACCTCCTACAAAGACCTGAACACCGCGGACTACCGCATCACCTCCAAGCTTGGCACCACCGGGGAAATGGTCGCGAAGAAGCTGATCTCGAAAGCCAAGTACCACGGTTACGACAACGAGCAGGAAGCCGTGCTCGACGTGGTCAACGGCAAGGCTGACGCCTTCATCTACGATGCGCCTTACAACGTCGTGGCAGTGAACAAGGTCGGCAACGGCAAACTGGTGTTCCTCGACAAGCCGTTCACCTACGAGCCGCTGGCCTTCGGTCTGAAGAAGGGTGACTACGACAGCATCAACTTCATCAACAACTTCCTGCACCAGATCCACGAAGACGGCACCTACGATCGCATCCATGACAAGTGGTTCAAAGACTCCGCCTGGCTCAAGGACATGGAATAA
- a CDS encoding amino acid ABC transporter permease — translation MKQKKAQWPWHVLTVLVLIGMAGALYYATSLMSYEWRWNRVPQYFAYQAEETQRAADISTVSELVRTGNKAEVTLRNDAGVEQLLSVDDNSLQVARGDDVAEGDVVGVTRHWAAGPLLWGLWTTLWLSLVSGVLGLLIGLATGLCRLSNNPTLRDLSTVYIELVRGTPLLVQIFIFYFFIGTVLNLSREFAGIAALSLFTGAYVAEIIRSGVQSIARGQNEAARSLGLSAGQSMRHVVLPQAFKRVLPPLAGQFISLVKDTSLVSVIAITELLKSGREVITTSFSPFEILFCVAGLYLLINLPLSKIASRLERRLAQSD, via the coding sequence ATGAAACAGAAAAAAGCCCAATGGCCCTGGCACGTGTTGACCGTGCTGGTGCTGATCGGCATGGCTGGTGCGTTGTATTACGCCACCTCGCTGATGTCTTACGAATGGCGCTGGAACCGCGTGCCGCAGTATTTCGCCTATCAGGCTGAAGAAACCCAGCGTGCCGCTGATATTTCCACTGTCAGCGAGCTGGTGCGCACTGGCAATAAGGCCGAAGTGACCCTGCGCAATGACGCCGGGGTCGAACAGCTGCTGAGCGTTGATGACAACAGCCTGCAAGTGGCCCGTGGCGACGACGTGGCGGAAGGCGATGTGGTCGGCGTGACCCGGCATTGGGCGGCAGGACCGCTGTTGTGGGGCCTGTGGACAACGTTGTGGTTGTCGCTGGTGTCGGGCGTGCTCGGGCTGTTGATCGGCCTGGCGACCGGTCTCTGTCGGCTGTCGAATAACCCGACCCTGCGTGATCTGTCGACCGTCTACATCGAGCTGGTGCGCGGTACGCCGCTGCTGGTGCAGATATTCATCTTCTACTTCTTCATTGGTACGGTGCTGAATCTGTCCCGCGAATTTGCCGGGATCGCCGCACTCTCGCTGTTCACCGGTGCCTATGTGGCCGAGATCATTCGTTCTGGCGTGCAATCGATTGCCCGTGGGCAGAACGAAGCCGCCCGTTCGCTGGGTTTGAGCGCTGGCCAGTCGATGCGCCACGTGGTGTTGCCGCAAGCGTTCAAACGCGTGCTGCCACCGTTGGCCGGGCAATTCATCAGTCTGGTCAAGGACACCTCGCTGGTGTCGGTGATCGCCATCACCGAGTTGCTCAAGAGTGGCCGTGAAGTCATCACCACCTCGTTCTCGCCGTTCGAAATCCTGTTCTGCGTGGCGGGTCTGTACCTGTTGATCAACCTGCCGCTGTCGAAAATCGCCAGCCGGCTTGAGCGGAGGCTCGCGCAAAGTGATTGA
- a CDS encoding amino acid ABC transporter ATP-binding protein — protein sequence MIEVRDLVKVFDTRGQVVRAVDNVTTRVAKGEVLVVIGPSGSGKSTFLRCLNGLEAFDSGSVSIDGLQLADPKTDVNAYRREVGMVFQHFNLFPHMTVLENLCLAQKVVRKRGKQEREAKALALLEKVGIAQKAHEFPSRLSGGQQQRVAIARALAMEPKVMLFDEPTSALDPEMVGEVLDVMKTLAVEGMTMVCVTHEMGFAREVADRVLFFDHGKLLEDASPAEFFDAPKDPRAQAFLRQVL from the coding sequence GTGATTGAAGTCCGCGATCTGGTAAAAGTCTTCGACACCCGCGGCCAAGTGGTCCGTGCGGTGGACAACGTCACCACTCGAGTGGCCAAGGGCGAAGTGTTGGTGGTGATTGGGCCGTCGGGTTCCGGCAAGTCGACCTTTCTGCGCTGCCTGAATGGCTTGGAAGCATTCGACTCGGGCTCGGTGAGCATCGACGGTCTGCAACTGGCGGACCCGAAAACCGATGTCAACGCTTACCGCCGTGAAGTCGGGATGGTGTTCCAGCACTTCAACCTGTTCCCGCACATGACCGTGCTGGAAAACCTCTGCCTGGCGCAGAAAGTCGTGCGCAAGCGCGGCAAGCAGGAGCGCGAGGCCAAGGCTCTGGCACTGCTGGAAAAAGTTGGCATCGCGCAGAAGGCCCACGAGTTTCCGTCACGCCTCTCCGGCGGTCAGCAACAGCGCGTAGCGATTGCCCGGGCGCTGGCCATGGAGCCTAAGGTGATGTTGTTCGATGAGCCAACGTCGGCGCTGGACCCGGAAATGGTCGGCGAAGTGCTGGACGTGATGAAGACTCTGGCCGTGGAAGGCATGACCATGGTCTGCGTGACCCACGAAATGGGCTTTGCGCGGGAAGTCGCGGATCGGGTGCTGTTCTTCGATCACGGCAAATTGCTCGAAGACGCCTCGCCGGCCGAGTTCTTCGATGCGCCGAAGGACCCGCGAGCACAGGCGTTTTTGCGGCAGGTTTTATAA
- a CDS encoding methyl-accepting chemotaxis protein: protein MYRWLAEHLGNVSVNRKLGIGFGLVLLLTLLITVDGWTGMSGIISRGDKLGYISSLNELTKDLRIARLDYEMRRGEQGPAAVSELLDKLDSGLQGALKMIEQPADVAMLNQQIEAVSKYKHAFTDMTQATANREAARAKLGASADNAVAHVAEVEAALLQGDSVARFNSVIELSKLIQQARFQVRGYTYSGKVEAEQPALDAIDNALKYLKTLPEKLPEQHTANLQQATDMLIAYRAAVSQYRDSQVASATALKDMAQQGDLLFELSKKLTTAQTVVRDSDATAAKNTLLLVTALALAFGLLAAWAITRQIIIPLNQTLKVAEQVAAGDLTHNLVSQRRDELGQLQRAMQSMTVGLRELIGGISEGVTQIASAAEELSAVTEQTSAGVNNQKIETDQVATAMNEMAATVQEVARNAEEASEAAVAADQQAREGDKVVGEAIAQIERLATEVGNSTEAMGHLKRESDKIGSVLDVIKSVAQQTNLLALNAAIEAARAGEAGRGFAVVADEVRSLAQRTQKSTEEIEELIVGLQSGTQQVASIMDNSRSLTDSSVELTRRAGGSLSNITRTVSAIQAMNQQIAAAAEQQSAVAEEINRSVLNVRDVSDQTSAASEETAASSVELARLGTHLQMLVGKFRV from the coding sequence ATGTACCGATGGTTAGCCGAACACCTGGGAAATGTGAGCGTCAATCGCAAGCTTGGCATCGGCTTTGGCCTGGTGTTGCTCCTGACCCTGCTGATCACTGTGGATGGCTGGACGGGCATGAGCGGCATCATCAGTCGCGGCGACAAGCTCGGGTATATTTCCAGCCTCAATGAGCTGACCAAAGACCTGCGTATTGCTCGCCTGGACTATGAAATGCGTCGCGGTGAACAAGGCCCCGCCGCTGTCAGCGAGTTGCTGGACAAGCTCGACTCAGGCCTGCAAGGCGCCCTCAAGATGATCGAGCAGCCGGCCGACGTGGCGATGCTCAATCAGCAGATTGAAGCCGTCAGCAAGTACAAGCACGCCTTTACCGACATGACCCAGGCTACCGCCAACCGCGAAGCGGCCCGCGCCAAACTCGGTGCCAGCGCCGACAATGCCGTGGCCCACGTGGCGGAAGTCGAAGCCGCCCTGCTGCAAGGAGACAGTGTCGCCCGGTTCAACAGCGTCATCGAGCTGAGCAAGTTGATCCAGCAGGCACGCTTCCAGGTGCGCGGCTACACCTACAGCGGCAAGGTCGAGGCTGAGCAACCGGCGCTGGACGCCATCGACAACGCCTTGAAGTACCTCAAGACCCTGCCGGAAAAACTCCCGGAACAGCACACCGCCAACCTGCAACAAGCCACCGACATGTTGATCGCCTACCGCGCAGCCGTCAGCCAATACCGCGATTCCCAGGTGGCCAGCGCCACCGCCCTCAAGGACATGGCCCAGCAAGGCGACCTGCTGTTCGAGCTGAGCAAGAAACTCACCACCGCCCAAACCGTCGTGCGTGATAGCGATGCCACCGCAGCCAAAAACACCTTGCTGCTGGTGACCGCGCTGGCACTGGCATTCGGTCTGCTCGCTGCCTGGGCAATCACCCGGCAGATCATCATCCCGTTGAACCAGACTCTTAAAGTTGCTGAACAGGTGGCTGCCGGCGACTTGACTCACAACCTCGTTTCCCAGCGACGCGATGAACTCGGCCAGTTGCAACGCGCGATGCAGAGCATGACCGTCGGCCTGCGCGAACTGATCGGCGGCATCAGCGAAGGCGTGACACAGATCGCCAGCGCCGCCGAAGAACTTTCAGCCGTGACCGAGCAGACCAGCGCCGGGGTCAACAACCAGAAAATTGAAACCGACCAGGTGGCCACCGCCATGAACGAAATGGCCGCCACCGTACAGGAAGTCGCACGCAACGCCGAGGAAGCATCGGAAGCCGCCGTCGCCGCTGACCAGCAGGCCCGCGAAGGCGACAAGGTGGTCGGCGAAGCCATCGCCCAGATCGAACGCCTGGCCACCGAAGTCGGCAACTCCACTGAAGCCATGGGGCATCTCAAGCGTGAGAGCGACAAGATCGGCAGCGTGCTGGATGTGATCAAGTCCGTGGCCCAACAAACCAACCTGCTGGCCCTCAACGCGGCCATCGAGGCTGCACGGGCCGGTGAGGCCGGACGTGGTTTTGCCGTGGTTGCCGACGAAGTGCGCAGCCTGGCGCAACGCACCCAGAAGTCCACCGAAGAGATCGAAGAGCTGATTGTCGGCCTGCAAAGCGGTACTCAACAGGTCGCCAGCATCATGGACAACAGCCGCAGCCTGACCGACAGCAGTGTTGAACTGACCCGCCGCGCTGGCGGTTCGCTGTCCAACATCACTCGCACTGTCTCGGCAATTCAGGCGATGAACCAGCAGATCGCCGCAGCCGCCGAACAACAGAGCGCCGTGGCCGAGGAAATCAACCGCAGCGTGCTGAACGTGCGCGACGTTTCCGACCAGACCTCGGCCGCCAGCGAAGAGACCGCGGCCTCCAGCGTCGAGCTGGCGCGGTTGGGCACCCATTTGCAGATGCTGGTGGGCAAGTTCAGGGTTTGA